From a single Anabas testudineus chromosome 5, fAnaTes1.2, whole genome shotgun sequence genomic region:
- the LOC113153426 gene encoding adenosine receptor A1, whose amino-acid sequence MSSSPGIKPQEHVDMVYISIETAIALASVVGNVLVVLVVCVNRTLRNTTFSFIVSLAVADIAVGVLVIPLAIVISLGLNTKFYTCLFFSCLLLIITQSSILSLLAIAIDRYLRVKIPTRYSIIVTQGRIYVAICSCWILSFVTGLVPMFGWNTLDAHGNLSSSSEIVCKFTTVIRMDYMVYFNFFGWVVAPLTIMIALYGEIFRVIRQQLNRRAEATCDADKYYRKELKLAKSLALVVFLFAVCWLPIHIMNCITFFCSKCYIPEFATYVGIFMSHVNSALNPMVYAFRIKRFRVTLIQITRRCMLCKPSETTSCSISTPAIKDKVDVNL is encoded by the exons ATGTCCTCCTCTCCTGGTATCAAGCCTCAGGAGCATGTGGACATGGTGTACATCTCCATTGAGACAGCTATTGCTCTGGCTTCTGTGGTGGGGAATGTGCTTGTGGTGTTGGTGGTCTGTGTGAACCGGACTCTCCGCAATACCACCTTCTCCTTCATTGTGTCTCTAGCTGTGGCTGACATTGCTGTGGGAGTTTTGGTCATCCCTCTGGCTATTGTCATCAGTTTGGGATTAAATACTAAGTTTTACACctgcctcttcttctcctgcctGCTGTTGATCATCACCCAGAGCTCTATCCTTTCCCTGCTGGCTATCGCCATCGACAGATATCTACGCGTGAAGATTCCTACCAG GTACAGTATCATAGTTACCCAAGGAAGGATATATGTAGCAATTTGTTCGTGTTGGATCCTCTCCTTCGTCACTGGATTAGTTCCAATGTTTGGCTGGAATACGCTTGATGCACATGGAAACCTCAGTAGTTCCAGCGAGATTGTCTGCAAATTCACCACGGTCATAAGGATGGACTACATGGTTTACTTCAATTTCTTTGGCTGGGTGGTGGCACCACTCACCATAATGATCGCTCTATATGGGGAGATTTTTAGGGTGATCCGGCAGCAGCTTAACCGTCGTGCTGAAGCCACTTGTGACGCAGACAAGTACTATCGAAAGGAGCTGAAGCTGGCCAAATCATTGGCCTTGGTGGTCTTTCTCTTTGCTGTGTGTTGGCTGCCGATACACATTATGAACTGCATCACTTTCTTCTGCTCAAAGTGTTACATACCCGAATTTGCTACATATGTAGGGATTTTCATGTCCCATGTGAACTCAGCTCTTAACCCAATGGTTTATGCATTCAGGATAAAGAGGTTCCGTGTAACACTGATCCAGATCACTCGACGTTGCATGTTATGCAAACCCTCAGAAACCACCTCATGCTCCATCAGCACACCGGCCATAAAAGACAAAGTGGATGTAAACCTATAA